The Maledivibacter sp. DNA segment GGATAGATAGATTTTTTTCTTTTTTCAGCTTGCATATAATAGTGACACTAAAGGCATGGGTGCCAATAATTAAGTCAGGGTTTTCCTTAATAATTCTGTCATATATATTTTTTTCAAATATCCTCAAAGCATATTGGGACATTTTTGAATCAATTTCTTTATTATTGTAATATCTATATAGTCCTTTATATATATATGGCAGGTTACTTAATATAATGGAATAACCACCTATAACTGCCCTTTCAAAGGCCTCCCCTATCACCTTCAGAAAATCCACTATTATAACTTCATTACCATTGGCTTTATATATGGCTTCAAGAGAACTTGCCACTTGATTATGACCGCCTCCCGTTGAAGCAGTCAGTATCATAACTTTTCTCATTCATCTCATTCCTCCATTATGCAAAGGTTAAAAATATGTCTTCGTATTCATTACTTATTTTTACAGTATCCTAACCATAAATCTTCTTTTTTGTAGTATTCCACTTTTTAAGTTTTCTATTTCCCTTTTATAAATATGCTGTACCTATAAAATAAAAAACTTCATATGTTTTATATTTTATCTTCAATAAAGGGGTATGTCTTAATTATTCTTGACAATGAGTAGGTTTCACCATAAAATGGGGATAATATAGAGAGTTTAGGGTGAATTTTAATTTGTACATATAAAGATATCTAATGTTTTTTTGGATTTTAAATATGTATGGATTAAGATTTTGACTGGAATCTCTATACTTATATTATAATGTCAGATAAAGAGGAGACTATACATGAATGAATTTATAATCACGGCATTAATTGGCTATTGTTTAGGTAACTTTCAAACCTCCTATATATTAGGAAAATTTCTGAAAAAGGTAGATATACGCCAGTTGGGGAATGGCAATGCAGGAGCATCTAATGCAACAAAAACCTTAGGTTGGAAATATGGAATTGTAATTGCTCTTATGGATATTTTAAAGGCTGTTTTTGCTGTAGCTATAGTAAGGAGGTTGTATCCTCATTCAGATGTCCTTTTCTTCCTAGCTGGGCTTTTCACGATACTAGGCCATGTTTATCCTGTTTTGCTAGGCTTTAAAGGGGGGAAAGGAACAGCTTCATTGATCGGGATGGTATTGGGAATAGATTATAGAATAGGGATATTATTATTTCTACTTTTAGCTTCCATTACGATTATTACAGATTATATTGCAGTGGGAACCATAATAGTTGTTTCACTGTTTCCCATATTAGCATATGTATTTGGATATTCTACTCAATCGGTAGTTATTTGTATATTTATAGCATTATTATCTATTTATAAGCATTTATCAAATGTGAAAAATATAATTAATAAAAAAGAACCGGGTTTGAGAAAAACCATAAAAAGAAGAAAGAAATAATGGAGGCTGTAATATGACTAAAAAAGAAAAAAGTTGGATTTTATATGATTGGGCGAACTCGGCATTTGTTGTGACAATCGTTACTGCTATTTTACCTGTATATTTTAAAGATGTAGTAGCTAAGGGATTATCAACCTCATATTCAACGGCATATTGGGGTTATATTAATACTATTATTGCTTTAATTGTAGCCATATCATCACCTTTTTTGGGTTCCTTTGCTGATTATAAAAACAACAAAAAAAGATTCATGGTTATAATTGTTCTTATGGGAGCCTTTTCCTCCTGTCTTTTATCTATAGTTGGCGAAGGGGATACATTACTATGTCTAGTTATATATATGTTTGCTGGAATTTCCTATTTTACTGCAAATATATTTTATGACTCATTTTTGGTGGATGTTACTGAAGAAAGTAGGATGGATTGGGTGTCTACAAATGGATTTGCGTGGGGATATATAGGAAGTACAATCCCTTTCATTATAAGTATTGTCATCATACTATATCCATCATTAATTGGTATAGAATCTAAAATATTTGCTACAAGATTGTCCTTCATAATCACGGGGTTATGGTGGCTGATATTCTCTATACCATTATTTCTTAATGTTAAACAGATACATTATATTGATAAACCTAAGAATGCCATAAAGCATAGCTTCATCAGATTAAGGGAAACCTTTGTTTCAGTTAAAAGCAACAAAAATGTTTTTATGTTTTT contains these protein-coding regions:
- a CDS encoding glycerol-3-phosphate acyltransferase, with product MNEFIITALIGYCLGNFQTSYILGKFLKKVDIRQLGNGNAGASNATKTLGWKYGIVIALMDILKAVFAVAIVRRLYPHSDVLFFLAGLFTILGHVYPVLLGFKGGKGTASLIGMVLGIDYRIGILLFLLLASITIITDYIAVGTIIVVSLFPILAYVFGYSTQSVVICIFIALLSIYKHLSNVKNIINKKEPGLRKTIKRRKK
- a CDS encoding MFS transporter, which codes for MTKKEKSWILYDWANSAFVVTIVTAILPVYFKDVVAKGLSTSYSTAYWGYINTIIALIVAISSPFLGSFADYKNNKKRFMVIIVLMGAFSSCLLSIVGEGDTLLCLVIYMFAGISYFTANIFYDSFLVDVTEESRMDWVSTNGFAWGYIGSTIPFIISIVIILYPSLIGIESKIFATRLSFIITGLWWLIFSIPLFLNVKQIHYIDKPKNAIKHSFIRLRETFVSVKSNKNVFMFLLAYFFYIDGVSTIFKMAAVYGRDIGVNSNDLLIILLVTQFVAFPFAILFGKLAGIWSTKKMLLIGIFIYTCISIYGFFIKTVSGYWILALLVATCQGGMQALSRSMYCKMIPKEKSSSYFGIYNIIGKFSAIVGPLMIALISQFTKSSRYGIISLVVLFALGFVLLRKTQVEA